In a single window of the Gemmatimonadota bacterium genome:
- a CDS encoding NAD+ synthase encodes MDPVLTTTWLVEFLRDEVQRRRGFAKVVLGLSGGVDSAVVAYLAAAAFGPEQVTAVRMPYRTSSSESLDHARLVVDALGIREQTIDISAAVDGYAAASGDTPTAARLGNVMARTRMLALFDRSAALNALPLGTGNKSERLLGYFTWHADDAPPVNPIGDLFKSQVWALARHLGVPDAIVNKPASADLIVGQTDEADFGIRYDRADGILDLLLHGHLDATVAAAGYSLEEIALVRKRLDATHWKRKLPSVAMLSQTAIGEYYLRPVDY; translated from the coding sequence ATCGACCCGGTCCTGACCACCACGTGGCTGGTCGAGTTCCTTCGGGATGAAGTCCAGCGGCGGCGAGGCTTTGCCAAGGTGGTGCTCGGCCTCTCGGGTGGCGTCGATTCGGCGGTGGTGGCATACCTCGCCGCCGCGGCCTTCGGGCCGGAACAGGTCACGGCCGTCCGGATGCCGTATCGGACCTCGAGCAGCGAATCGCTCGACCATGCGCGTCTGGTGGTCGACGCCCTCGGCATCCGCGAGCAGACCATCGACATCTCCGCGGCCGTGGATGGCTACGCCGCCGCGAGCGGCGACACGCCGACCGCCGCGCGCCTCGGCAACGTGATGGCGCGGACGCGAATGCTGGCGCTGTTCGATCGCTCGGCCGCGCTGAACGCGTTGCCGCTGGGCACCGGCAACAAGAGCGAACGCCTGCTCGGCTACTTCACCTGGCATGCCGACGACGCGCCACCGGTGAACCCCATCGGCGACCTCTTCAAGTCGCAGGTCTGGGCGCTCGCTCGTCACCTTGGCGTGCCCGACGCGATCGTGAACAAGCCGGCCTCGGCGGACTTGATTGTCGGGCAGACCGACGAGGCCGACTTCGGCATCCGCTACGATCGCGCGGATGGCATCCTCGACCTGCTCCTGCATGGCCACCTCGATGCCACGGTCGCCGCCGCCGGATATTCCCTCGAGGAGATCGCGCTGGTGCGCAAGCGGCTCGACGCGACCCACTGGAAGCGCAAGCTGCCGAGCGTGGCGATGCTGAGCCAGACGGCGATTGGGGAGTACTACCTGCGTCCTGTAGACTACTGA
- a CDS encoding acyl-CoA thioesterase produces the protein MIDDRSSIATRTRPVSIPDFRPMSHSRGEISTLVMPHMANILGDLFGGNLMAMVDQAAAIAAIRHAGGAAVTASIHRVDFRERIPMGSLVTCHATVDFVGNSSMDITVEVFSEKPSTGEKRNTHTAHVVFVAIDDYGRPKRVPRLVAESPEEQARYAAADAYRREHGTK, from the coding sequence ATGATCGATGATCGATCATCGATTGCCACGAGGACCAGACCCGTGAGTATTCCTGACTTTCGACCCATGTCCCACTCCCGCGGCGAGATCTCGACGCTGGTGATGCCGCACATGGCCAACATCCTCGGCGATCTCTTCGGCGGGAACCTGATGGCGATGGTCGATCAGGCGGCGGCGATTGCCGCGATCCGGCATGCGGGTGGTGCGGCGGTGACGGCGTCGATCCACCGTGTCGACTTCCGCGAACGGATCCCGATGGGGTCACTGGTGACCTGCCATGCCACGGTGGATTTCGTCGGCAACTCGTCGATGGACATCACGGTCGAGGTGTTTTCAGAGAAGCCGAGCACCGGCGAGAAGCGCAACACGCACACGGCGCACGTGGTCTTTGTGGCGATCGATGATTACGGCCGGCCGAAGCGGGTGCCGCGGCTCGTCGCCGAAAGCCCGGAAGAGCAGGCGCGCTACGCGGCGGCCGACGCGTACCGCCGGGAACACGGCACCAAGTGA
- a CDS encoding beta-ureidopropionase produces the protein MSAITVALAQFRPTKGAPGPNLDRIEALFRTLATSPEPPSVLILPEGTLTGYFLEGGVHEHALTADVLFTMLQERHARSGAPPMEVCLGFYERGIDRLYNSAIWAALGGDDAGIRHVHRKIFLPTYGVFDEERFLDAGRDVQAFEARIGRVAMLVCEDAWHSITPTIAAVDGAQFLAIVAASPARGLEPDPVHPGTPSSMGRWERLARDIAGEHGIYVALAQLVGFEGGKAFPGGSLLTAPSGDVLVRAPLFEDATIQVTLPLDEIARVRSGAPLLADLEARLPHLIESLQRARGRGGEGFVRTAPSRSTRS, from the coding sequence ATGTCCGCGATCACCGTCGCCCTGGCTCAGTTTCGCCCCACGAAGGGCGCCCCCGGTCCCAACCTCGACCGGATCGAGGCGCTCTTTCGCACGCTGGCGACCTCCCCGGAGCCGCCCAGCGTCCTGATCCTCCCCGAGGGGACGCTCACCGGGTACTTCCTTGAGGGGGGCGTCCACGAGCACGCCCTGACGGCCGACGTCCTGTTCACGATGCTGCAGGAACGGCACGCACGCTCCGGCGCCCCCCCGATGGAGGTCTGCCTCGGCTTCTACGAGCGCGGCATTGATCGGCTCTACAACTCGGCGATCTGGGCCGCCCTCGGTGGTGACGACGCCGGCATTCGTCACGTCCATCGCAAGATCTTCCTCCCGACGTACGGCGTGTTCGACGAGGAGCGCTTCCTCGACGCGGGGCGCGATGTGCAGGCATTCGAGGCGCGCATCGGCCGGGTGGCGATGCTGGTCTGCGAGGATGCCTGGCACTCCATCACGCCGACCATCGCGGCAGTCGATGGCGCGCAGTTCCTCGCCATCGTGGCGGCGAGCCCGGCGCGCGGCCTCGAACCCGATCCGGTGCACCCGGGCACGCCCAGTTCGATGGGGCGGTGGGAGCGGCTGGCGCGCGACATCGCCGGCGAGCACGGGATCTACGTGGCGCTGGCGCAGCTGGTCGGCTTCGAGGGCGGGAAGGCGTTTCCGGGCGGATCGCTGCTGACGGCGCCAAGCGGCGACGTGCTGGTGCGCGCGCCGCTCTTCGAGGATGCCACGATCCAGGTGACGCTTCCGCTCGACGAGATTGCGCGGGTGCGTTCCGGCGCACCGCTCCTGGCTGACCTGGAAGCACGTTTGCCGCACCTGATCGAGTCGCTGCAGCGGGCACGTGGTCGCGGCGGCGAGGGCTTCGTCCGCACGGCACCCTCGAGATCGACCCGGTCCTGA